A window of the Methanoregula sp. genome harbors these coding sequences:
- a CDS encoding radical SAM protein, translating into MKNITEHESQIDKNICDISFIVSPTNVNSEYMPFYFLYLAGFLEKEGYNCEIFNESIRDEDHYSKAVVDYLKRTKPRFVGLATFVTDFEQSHSLAGIIKKETGIAIIVGNAHPSICPHDFIFPGSPFDIAVMGEGEITLKEILDNGLDRSKLSKIHGISFLDDGKCFTTDKREIMDLKDCGMPAYHKIDTARYAKPTKYIIRRMPASCAVIYTGRGCPFKCGFCAANSVWNANSCPEGQSFVRKRPVEMVIRELEILEKKYGFDFFYIMDDTFGITENDVTEFCEAYRNSGLTMLWAAETRVNSSCFKNEHLLELMKNSGCLQLDFGVETGSPKLLKIIRKGITVDQIYKAFALCKKYRIRTFANILLNLPTETEEDILMTDTLLKEINPTFVSVGVTQPYPGTMFFEKYIKKPIGREDYKNLNRLLPSDDYRMAYHSVSLQKLLYYFQFKFGVYTPFEISVLKSDRRYWKKIVCSPRRFQYVYSFIRMMIAAPFVEYLQMYRNKQIAEKEEPMQ; encoded by the coding sequence ATGAAGAATATAACAGAACACGAATCACAAATCGACAAGAACATATGTGATATTTCATTCATTGTTTCCCCGACAAATGTAAACAGCGAATATATGCCATTTTATTTTTTATACTTGGCAGGATTTCTAGAAAAAGAAGGATATAATTGTGAGATTTTTAATGAATCTATTCGAGATGAAGATCACTATAGCAAGGCAGTTGTCGATTATCTGAAACGAACAAAACCGAGATTTGTGGGATTGGCAACATTTGTGACAGATTTTGAACAGTCACATTCCCTAGCTGGAATCATTAAAAAGGAGACAGGGATTGCCATAATCGTGGGAAACGCTCATCCTTCAATATGTCCTCATGATTTTATTTTTCCCGGATCCCCGTTCGATATTGCAGTGATGGGCGAAGGGGAGATCACCCTTAAAGAGATTTTGGATAATGGTTTGGATAGATCAAAATTAAGCAAAATACATGGCATCAGTTTTTTAGATGACGGCAAATGCTTTACAACAGATAAACGCGAGATAATGGATTTAAAAGATTGTGGGATGCCTGCCTATCATAAAATCGATACAGCCCGATATGCAAAACCGACAAAATATATTATCCGCAGAATGCCGGCGTCTTGTGCTGTTATTTATACTGGAAGAGGATGTCCATTTAAATGTGGATTTTGTGCTGCCAATTCCGTGTGGAATGCCAATAGCTGTCCGGAAGGACAGTCTTTTGTAAGAAAAAGACCCGTTGAGATGGTTATCAGGGAACTGGAAATTCTTGAAAAAAAATACGGTTTTGATTTTTTTTATATAATGGATGACACGTTCGGTATCACTGAAAACGATGTAACTGAATTTTGTGAGGCGTACCGGAACAGCGGTCTCACAATGCTCTGGGCTGCTGAAACGAGAGTAAACAGCAGTTGTTTCAAAAATGAACATTTATTGGAATTGATGAAAAATTCCGGTTGCCTCCAACTCGACTTTGGTGTCGAGACAGGATCACCCAAACTGTTAAAAATTATCAGAAAAGGAATTACCGTTGATCAGATTTACAAAGCCTTTGCGTTATGTAAGAAATACAGGATACGTACTTTTGCAAATATTCTCCTGAATCTACCTACAGAAACCGAAGAAGATATCCTGATGACAGATACACTTCTCAAAGAGATCAACCCCACTTTTGTGTCGGTAGGTGTAACCCAGCCTTATCCCGGAACAATGTTTTTTGAAAAATACATAAAAAAACCAATAGGAAGAGAGGATTATAAAAATCTGAACCGACTCCTTCCGAGTGATGATTACCGAATGGCGTATCACTCCGTCTCGTTACAAAAACTCCTCTATTATTTCCAGTTCAAATTTGGTGTTTATACCCCATTTGAAATATCAGTATTGAAAAGTGACAGGAGATACTGGAAAAAAATCGTATGCTCTCCCAGAAGGTTCCAGTATGTGTATTCCTTTATCCGGATGATGATTGCGGCTCCATTTGTAGAATATCTCCAGATGTATCGAAATAAACAGATAGCTGAAAAGGAAGAACCTATGCAATAA
- a CDS encoding class I SAM-dependent methyltransferase — translation MKTTLDLGCGNKKMQGAIGIDINPKTDADIIHDLNKTPYPLAESTFDEIFADNVIEHLENVVTVMEEIHRISKPDGIIVIKVPYFRSRYAYIDPTHKHYFTVDSFSYFDPNHIHHTLYNYSESLFETKKIVFNEDFPKRGINGLISRFILPFCNKYPRFYEQYASHFFPLDQLTFYLMTIKPEDNQ, via the coding sequence ATGAAAACAACACTCGATCTCGGATGTGGAAACAAAAAAATGCAGGGTGCAATTGGAATTGATATCAATCCCAAAACCGATGCTGACATCATCCATGACCTGAATAAAACCCCCTATCCGTTAGCAGAATCAACATTTGATGAGATATTTGCAGATAATGTCATCGAACATCTTGAAAATGTAGTAACCGTGATGGAGGAAATTCACCGTATCAGTAAGCCAGACGGAATTATTGTTATTAAAGTGCCCTATTTTCGATCCCGGTATGCATATATTGATCCTACCCATAAACACTACTTCACCGTAGATTCATTCAGTTATTTTGATCCAAACCACATCCATCATACATTATATAATTATTCAGAGAGCCTCTTTGAAACAAAAAAAATTGTATTTAATGAAGATTTTCCAAAAAGAGGTATTAACGGTTTGATTAGTAGATTTATTTTACCTTTTTGCAACAAATATCCAAGGTTTTATGAACAATATGCAAGTCATTTCTTCCCTTTAGATCAACTGACGTTCTATCTCATGACGATAAAACCAGAGGATAACCAATGA
- a CDS encoding SGNH/GDSL hydrolase family protein gives MNSRIFISCIIVAIGIISIPIFLLMAFNPLIAVLGFAIALIICEISFRVAYWIKTGNKYIFQPKIPFKEIFVEPHPYLPYVNKKNFPTPRTTVATYPLNRENRYTFGRYVTNNMGYINGPNGDRDIGIPKPKDLIRINCLGASTTGNYLDSGGEKFSYPLELERILKEKFPDKKIEVNNCGVGGRTSTEILIDFTLNLIDTRPDIIVIYHGYNDLVPSLTPGFKSDYSHAKRNLGEVWPYYQISSFFPDLPIALYNFFVNNLIGGDIRQTLLESISRGKIDINSEFQGTQTYKRNIEHIVNLCQSNGIAVFLSTFCHYMYEDVKNSKIHLKYHQGVLLENSAMKEIAEKHAIPLVDNNVLFPYEDRYFVDSIHFSPEGMRLLAENISLPIIDYLKKINK, from the coding sequence ATGAATTCCAGAATTTTTATTTCTTGCATTATCGTTGCAATTGGCATAATTTCAATTCCAATATTTTTGTTAATGGCATTCAATCCACTTATCGCAGTATTGGGTTTTGCGATTGCATTAATAATATGCGAAATATCCTTTCGGGTTGCGTACTGGATAAAAACCGGAAACAAATATATTTTTCAACCGAAAATTCCCTTTAAGGAAATATTTGTTGAACCTCATCCCTATCTCCCATATGTCAATAAAAAGAATTTTCCCACCCCTAGAACGACAGTGGCAACATATCCGCTGAACAGGGAAAACAGATATACCTTTGGTCGATATGTGACCAACAATATGGGGTATATTAATGGACCTAACGGGGATAGGGACATCGGAATTCCCAAACCAAAAGATCTCATCCGTATCAATTGCCTGGGCGCTTCGACTACAGGAAATTATCTTGATTCTGGGGGGGAAAAATTTAGTTATCCCCTTGAACTAGAGAGGATTCTGAAAGAAAAATTTCCAGATAAAAAAATTGAGGTAAATAACTGCGGAGTGGGGGGCAGAACGAGCACCGAAATACTAATCGATTTTACATTGAACCTGATTGATACACGACCGGACATAATCGTTATATATCATGGGTATAACGATCTGGTTCCCTCATTAACACCGGGTTTTAAAAGCGATTATTCGCATGCAAAAAGAAACCTGGGGGAGGTATGGCCATATTACCAAATATCTTCATTCTTTCCGGATTTGCCGATAGCATTATACAATTTTTTTGTGAATAATCTGATAGGGGGTGATATCAGGCAGACACTCCTGGAATCAATATCGCGTGGAAAAATTGATATTAACTCTGAGTTTCAAGGGACCCAGACGTATAAACGCAATATTGAACATATTGTTAATTTATGTCAATCAAATGGAATCGCAGTATTTTTATCAACATTTTGTCATTACATGTATGAGGATGTAAAAAATAGCAAAATTCATCTCAAATATCATCAAGGAGTATTACTGGAAAATAGTGCAATGAAAGAAATTGCCGAAAAACATGCAATTCCACTCGTAGATAACAACGTTTTATTTCCTTATGAAGACCGATATTTTGTAGATTCAATTCATTTTTCTCCCGAGGGCATGAGGTTGCTTGCTGAAAATATTTCGCTCCCGATTATTGATTATCTGAAAAAAATAAACAAATAA
- a CDS encoding carbamoyltransferase, whose amino-acid sequence MSIYILGISAYYHDSAACLIKDGKIIAAAQEERFSRKKGDHRFPANSIKYCLKEGQIQLSNVNYIVFYDDSQLKFNRLLNTYLAYTPHGFNSFYKSMGIWYGGKINTSKLIQDELLSLSNLERERIPPISSVQHHLSHAASAFFPSPFKRAAILCLDGVGEWATTSVWTGSDNGLYPQWQIDFPHSIGLLYSAFTQYIGFKVNSGEYKVMGLAPYGEPKYVNDILTTLIDLKADGTFRLNMDYFDYPIGFRMTNSKFHTLFGGEPRLPESDLTQKEMDLARSIQEVTNEIVFRLAKTIKNETNEDYLCIAGGVGLNCVTNGKILREGLFKDIWIQPAAGDAGGSVGAALAFWHLSLNKSRVINIPDSMNGAYLGPSFTNKEIQTYLDTIDAKYSYLDDSALLPKVADLLSKGCVVGWFQGRMEFGPRALGARSILGDPRNQKMQQLMNLKIKYRESFRPFAPSILEERLSDYFELDRSSPYMLLVAPVKRQLCYPMTNAQKSLFGIEKLNIARSQIPAITHVDYSARIQTVRQETNPRYYRLLSEFEKISKCPVLINTSFNVRGEPIVCTPEDAYRCFMRTEMDYLILENFLLDKKDQLGWKDDNNWKNEYELD is encoded by the coding sequence TTGTCAATATACATTCTCGGTATTTCTGCATATTATCATGATAGTGCCGCATGTTTAATTAAAGACGGTAAAATAATTGCTGCGGCTCAAGAAGAGCGGTTTTCAAGAAAGAAAGGTGATCACCGTTTTCCGGCAAATTCAATAAAATATTGTTTAAAAGAAGGTCAAATTCAGCTGAGTAATGTAAATTATATTGTCTTTTATGATGACTCACAATTGAAATTTAATCGTCTGCTCAATACCTATCTTGCATATACCCCCCATGGTTTTAACTCATTTTATAAATCTATGGGCATATGGTATGGAGGAAAAATCAATACCTCGAAATTGATACAGGATGAGCTGTTATCTTTATCAAATCTCGAGCGAGAGAGAATTCCCCCAATTTCAAGTGTACAGCATCATTTATCTCACGCAGCATCTGCGTTTTTTCCAAGCCCATTTAAGAGAGCCGCAATCCTTTGTTTGGACGGTGTTGGAGAATGGGCTACAACAAGCGTCTGGACGGGTTCGGATAATGGGCTCTATCCACAATGGCAGATTGACTTTCCTCATTCTATCGGACTCCTTTATTCTGCATTCACACAGTATATTGGTTTCAAAGTGAACTCTGGCGAGTATAAAGTAATGGGACTGGCACCCTATGGGGAGCCGAAATATGTCAATGATATTTTAACCACATTAATCGACCTGAAAGCCGATGGAACATTTCGTTTAAATATGGATTATTTTGACTATCCTATTGGATTCAGGATGACAAATTCCAAATTTCATACTCTTTTTGGAGGGGAGCCACGATTACCAGAATCCGATTTAACACAAAAAGAAATGGACCTCGCCCGATCAATTCAGGAAGTAACCAATGAGATAGTATTCCGGTTGGCGAAAACGATAAAAAATGAGACAAATGAGGATTACCTGTGCATAGCAGGAGGAGTTGGACTTAATTGCGTAACAAACGGAAAGATCCTTCGGGAGGGGTTATTCAAAGACATCTGGATCCAGCCTGCTGCCGGGGATGCCGGGGGCAGTGTGGGGGCAGCATTAGCATTCTGGCATTTATCCCTGAATAAATCCCGAGTGATCAATATACCCGATTCGATGAATGGTGCATACCTTGGCCCTTCATTTACAAATAAGGAAATACAAACGTATCTCGATACCATCGATGCAAAATACTCTTATCTGGATGATTCCGCATTACTTCCAAAAGTTGCAGATCTACTTTCAAAAGGTTGTGTTGTCGGGTGGTTCCAGGGCAGAATGGAATTTGGTCCCAGGGCATTAGGGGCAAGATCAATATTGGGAGATCCACGTAACCAGAAAATGCAGCAACTGATGAATCTGAAAATCAAATATCGCGAGTCTTTCCGGCCATTTGCCCCATCCATTCTCGAAGAGAGATTATCAGATTATTTCGAACTTGATCGCTCCAGTCCGTACATGCTGCTCGTTGCTCCTGTGAAAAGACAATTGTGTTATCCGATGACAAATGCACAGAAATCTCTGTTCGGAATCGAGAAATTGAACATTGCAAGGTCCCAGATTCCTGCGATAACACATGTGGATTACTCTGCAAGAATTCAAACGGTACGCCAGGAAACCAATCCACGATATTATCGGTTGTTATCAGAGTTCGAAAAAATTTCAAAATGTCCGGTTTTAATCAACACATCCTTTAATGTCCGGGGAGAGCCGATTGTCTGTACCCCGGAAGATGCATATCGATGCTTTATGCGAACGGAAATGGATTATCTGATACTGGAAAACTTTTTGCTGGATAAAAAAGATCAATTAGGTTGGAAAGATGATAATAACTGGAAAAATGAATATGAATTGGATTAG